The following are from one region of the Syngnathus acus chromosome 10, fSynAcu1.2, whole genome shotgun sequence genome:
- the foxi3b gene encoding forkhead box protein I3b gives MSAFEAQEQSPPRCGPQFPSLGQEPPELSMYSDCYYPPPSLPSPQRTTPTSYELGDFSTTSPNPYLWFNGPGLNTPSYLTSNGPPGNPGPPFVPQHYGMQRPYLGSAGAGGPGGELSWFSLPSQEDLMKLVRPPYSYSALIAMAIHGAPDRRLTLSQIYQYVADNFPFYNKSKAGWQNSIRHNLSLNDCFKKVPRDEDDPGKGNYWTLDPNCEKMFDNGNFRRKRKRKSDSLSGVDGSSGAAESGESERGSPKHSANSSLNISQTPDRIPSPSSSSAAPCLSSFLSEMSGVSGGSPNDVGGDALSRPLQVNLPIDGPHRLPQAASFNSYSPNSAGREWLPQVQAPPMLSSSPTHSSLGYTSPILSQYSTSFYPPLGSTGIIYQREGTEV, from the exons ATGTCTGCGTTTGAGGCCCAGGAACAGTCTCCTCCACGTTGCGGCCCTCAGTTTCCGAGCCTCGGCCAGGAGCCCCCTGAACTCAGCATGTACAGTGACTGTTACTACCCTCCGCCATCCCTGCCAAGTCCTCAGCGCACCACACCGACCTCCTATGAGCTGGGTGACTTCAGCACCACGTCCCCAAACCCTTACCTTTGGTTCAACGGCCCCGGGCTCAACACACCATCGTACCTGACTTCCAACGGTCCACCCGGGAACCCGGGCCCTCCCTTCGTCCCGCAGCACTATGGCATGCAGAGGCCTTACCTGGGCTCAGCTGGAGCAGGAGGCCCAGGAGGGGAGTTGAGCTGGTTCTCCCTCCCCTCACAAGAAGACTTGATGAAGCTCGTCAGGCCGCCTTATTCTTACTCGGCTCTCATCGCCATGGCTATCCACGGAGCACCCGACCGTCGGCTGACCCTGAGTCAGATATATCAGTATGTTGCAGACAACTTTCCTTTCTACAACAAGAGTAAAGCAGGATGGCAGAATTCCATCAGACACAACCTGTCGCTAAATGACTGCTTCAAAAAAGTACCAAGAGATGAAGACGATCCAG GCAAGGGCAACTACTGGACACTCGATCCAAACTGTGAAAAGATGTTCGACAATGGAAACTTCCGCCGCAAAAGGAAGAGAAAGTCTGACTCCCTCTCTGGAGTCGACGGTAGTTCAGGAGCCGCAGAGTCAGGTGAAAGTGAGAGGGGCAGCCCCAAACACTCTGCCAACTCTTCCCTTAACATCTCCCAAACGCCAGACAGAATTCCTTCACCATCATCATCCAGTGCTGCACCTTGTCTGAGCAGCTTCCTGTCTGAGATGTCTGGAGTGTCCGGTGGATCACCCAATGATGTGGGAGGTGATGCATTGAGCAGACCCCTGCAGGTCAACCTCCCTATCGATGGGCCACACAGGCTTCCACAGGCTGCGAGTTTTAATAGCTACTCTCCAAACTCTGCTGGGCGAGAGTGGCTTCCACAGGTGCAAGCGCCCCCTATGCTCTCCTCTTCACCCACCCACTCTTCACTAGGGTACACTAGTCCCATCCTCAGCCAGTATAGTACGTCCTTCTATCCCCCGCTGGGCTCAACAGGAATCATCTATCAACGCGAGGGCACTGAAGTGTAA